Proteins from one Candidatus Thermoplasmatota archaeon genomic window:
- a CDS encoding carboxypeptidase-like regulatory domain-containing protein, translated as MKKAAKIIGITIVCMLIASALSIVSIGNVEKGIKSPETVWLQGYTVDETGAPVAYITIWAYGGDPGNYSSVTSDETGEYNFTALNIGSYSLVAWNATQGLLSGPLTLTLEANTSSYNITVGAIPAKVNTIEYT; from the coding sequence ATGAAAAAAGCGGCTAAAATAATTGGAATAACAATAGTGTGCATGCTGATAGCGAGCGCGTTGAGTATAGTGAGTATAGGAAATGTAGAGAAAGGGATAAAAAGCCCTGAGACAGTGTGGTTGCAAGGGTATACCGTAGATGAGACCGGTGCGCCGGTAGCCTATATAACGATATGGGCTTACGGCGGCGATCCCGGGAATTACTCGAGTGTCACATCTGATGAAACTGGTGAATATAACTTTACTGCCCTAAACATAGGAAGTTACTCTCTTGTAGCTTGGAATGCGACCCAAGGATTACTTTCTGGGCCTCTTACTCTCACCTTAGAAGCCAACACTTCTAGCTACAATATTACAGTAGGAGCTATTCCGGCAAAGGTAAACACAATTGAGTATACA
- the tpiA gene encoding triose-phosphate isomerase, with translation MKKMRTPVIVINFKAYTEIIGRKGLELAKLCEKISYENEVEIAIAPQNVDLGLIAKEVKIPVLAQHVDAIEPGSKTGHITCEAIKAVGAKGTLINHSEKRLLLADIEFIVKKCKALELVSVVCTNNLEVSKACSLLAPDFIAIEPPELIGGEIAVTTADPEIVRGAVTEIKKLNSKVSVLCGAGIKNGKDVAKALELGTSGVLLASGVIKAKDQRKALEDLVSGMK, from the coding sequence ATAAAAAAAATGAGAACGCCAGTTATTGTAATAAACTTCAAAGCTTATACTGAGATCATAGGAAGAAAAGGATTAGAGCTTGCAAAACTTTGTGAAAAAATAAGTTATGAAAATGAAGTTGAAATTGCAATAGCGCCTCAAAATGTAGATTTAGGATTGATAGCAAAGGAAGTGAAAATACCTGTACTTGCGCAGCATGTAGATGCTATAGAGCCTGGCTCTAAAACAGGTCATATAACTTGCGAAGCTATAAAAGCAGTAGGCGCTAAAGGCACTTTAATAAATCATTCTGAGAAAAGATTGCTGCTGGCAGATATTGAGTTCATTGTAAAGAAATGTAAAGCTCTTGAACTTGTAAGTGTAGTATGCACTAACAATCTTGAGGTAAGTAAAGCATGCTCTTTGCTAGCGCCCGATTTTATAGCAATAGAGCCTCCTGAACTTATAGGGGGCGAGATTGCAGTTACTACTGCAGACCCTGAAATTGTAAGAGGCGCTGTAACTGAGATTAAGAAATTGAATTCAAAAGTTAGCGTATTGTGCGGAGCAGGTATAAAGAATGGTAAAGACGTAGCCAAAGCTTTAGAGTTAGGCACTTCCGGAGTGCTTTTAGCAAGTGGAGTTATTAAAGCTAAAGATCAAAGAAAAGCTTTAGAAGATTTAGTGAGCGGAATGAAATAA